One region of Cydia pomonella isolate Wapato2018A chromosome 9, ilCydPomo1, whole genome shotgun sequence genomic DNA includes:
- the LOC133521513 gene encoding kallikrein-1-like, with translation MKSHVKLLLLLMFCCSGFGAHPPVNQKPGSKLIGGLSTKPSKHPYLVSLQIRLFRIRAHICGGTLISENWILTAGHCVTESFIVRWLPMDAIAGSNNAHEMHNMGFGPDAQIAPVDRRISHPDYSGGIGPNDIAVLHTSNPFKFTKFIQPAILPLLSKATYESPLMLTGWGILRTTFFFPDLPRYLQEVNATYIPYKECYEAIEAIKDKGETNPLDEKSNICTGPITGGVSACSGDSGGPLIQFINEKDNSIDEDKDSIFDENDDKYPLMLPNRKGEDKKIKEENNNKIIPIVVGVVSWGSTPCGDKGAPTVYTKVDNFLDFINKHVI, from the exons ATGAAGTCACACGTTAAATTGTTATTACTGCTGATGTTTTGCTGTTCTGGCTTTGGAG CACACCCGCCAGTAAATCAAAAGCCAGGCAGTAAATTGATCGGTGGGCTCAGCACTAAACCTTCCAAGCACCCTTACCTAGTCTCCCTGCAGATAAGGTTATTCAGGATACGAGCTCATATATGCGGCGGGACATTAATTAGTGAAAACTGG ATTCTCACGGCTGGCCACTGCGTGACAGAGTCCTTCATAGTGAGGTGGCTTCCAATGGACGCCATAGCTGGATCGAATAATGCACATGAGATGCATAACATGGGCTTCGGTCCTGACGCGCAAATCGCCCCTGTAGATCGTCGTATATCGCATCCTGATTATTCTGG TGGCATCGGACCAAACGATATAGCCGTTCTTCACACTAGCAACCCATTTAAGTTTACAAAGTTCATACAGCCAGCAATACTGCCTTTGCTTTCGAAGGCGACTTACGAATCTCCACTAATGTTGACTGGGTGGGGTATACTGAGAACCACCTTCTTCTTTCCGGACCTACCGAGATATCTACAAGAAGTCAATGCTACCTATATTCCCTATAAGG AATGCTACGAGGCCATTGAAGCGATAAAAGACAAAGGTGAAACAAATCCTCTAGACGAAAAGTCCAACATCTGTACGGGACCCATCACTGGCGGTGTGTCAGCGTGCAGTGGGGACTCCGGTGGACCGTTAATTCAATTCATAAACGAAAAGGACAACAGTATTGATGAAGATAAAGACAGTATTTTTGATGAAAATgacgacaaatatccattgatGCTTCCAAATCGTAAAGGAGAAGATAAGAAAATTAaggaagaaaataataataaaattattcccATAGTGGTTGGTGTAGTATCTTGGGGTTCAACACCGTGTGGTGATAAAGGTGCTCCAACAGTATACACTAAAGTAGATAACTTTTTAGATTTCATCAATAAACATGTCATATAG